The following DNA comes from Hemibagrus wyckioides isolate EC202008001 linkage group LG05, SWU_Hwy_1.0, whole genome shotgun sequence.
atattgtataataaaacAGCAAAGGGACTGGCTCAAGTGGGCTTGATGATTTAGGAGTctttaaatagaaagaaaatgcaTGCATTAGGGTTGTTTCTGTAATTAAGAATAGGATGAATAAACCAAgacattgttgttttgtttccatTCAAATCAAGTGTCTTTGTTTTTACCAAGACTTGCATATACATTTTAGGTGGATTGATAAGCATGCTCTAATAATCTATGGCAGACGTATTTAAACTTTTTCCCTATGCCCCTCTATGCAAAATGCAGAAAGGTTATTTATATTTGGTATTTTACCATTCAACCCCACACCCCAGTTCCACCCCCACAGTTTTAATACCTCTGACCCTAGTTGCAGAAATggcaaataaatcaaaatacaaACATGGCACCTATTGAGTTTGGGATATGTCCAAGAGCAAGGCTGTCAGGAGTCATACAGAAAATGAACGAAGTTTCTATTTAAGTTTAAGATTTTCTCCAGCAATAGATATGATGAGTGGAGATTCTCCTTCCGTTTGCTTCCAAATCCATCTTTTATATCTGCCCTGCAGAGTAATGCCTTATCTGTTTCTGTGTCTTTATAATGAATCGTCCACAACCAATAATCTAATACTCTTAAATGGGAGACATTTATGAATCTTGATGGCTTTATTTATAAGTTTTGATATTTCATCCCCAACCCCCAGATTTACCATGGCCTTTCACTGTCTGTAGGCATACAATGTCTAACAGCAATCCTTGAGCGTTTCTCATCACCGTAATCAGCCGCTGAGATTTGCACTGCCATGTGCCGTGGATAACGTTGTAAAAATAGCCCATCCTGCATTTGGGATGATCCGGTCTCTAATGCCCCGTCTTTGTTAACACTGCTGACATCTCAGCCATTCAGTGGCAAGCAGGGGTCAGCTGAACCCTGGTataaggggtgtgtgggtggatcTGAATACGTATAACCATGCTAAGTTCTGTTCAAGTTCACCGCAGCCAGTTTTACACCAGACCAGAAGCTCAGGGTCGAGAAGGAGCAACCACAGAGTGGTAATGGAGGAGCAGGGAGTGGGGAAGAAGGAGGAACTAGACTGGGTTTTGTTGGGAGATGTGGAGATAGACATGGTTCTACAAAGAGGaatggatgaggatgaggttctggAGGGTACTATAGATGTTGGCAAGGGTCAGAGCCATATACTGGAGGAGCGTGTTTACATGGGCAGAGATCAAACTCTTGAAGGTGTGGGAGTGGGTCAATTTCAACATGAGATTCTGGAGTCAAGTAATGATGTGGTCAAGGCTCAAAATGACGTTCTGGATGGCGGTATGGATGTCATCAAGGTCCAAGCTGTGGTTCTGGAGGATGGTTCTGACAAAGACAAGTTTCAAGGCAAGATTCTGGAGGATAGTGTGGATAGAGACAAGGTTCGAGACAAGGTTCTGGATGGTGGAATGGAGGTGAACAAGATTGAAGACAAAGGTGGTGTTGAAGTGGACAAGTTTTTGGAGGGAGGTTTGGACATGGACCAAGTTCGAGTTTTAGAGGGTAGCATGGATGCAGACAAGATTCAAGACGAAATTCTAAAAGGTGGTGTGGAGATGGACAAGTTTCAACACAAGGTTCTGAAGCATGATGTGGATCACTCACCTGAAGACAATTTTGTAAAGGGCAATGTCGATGTGACTGAGATTTATGACACGgttgtagaggacagtgtggaAAGGGTTATAGATGAAGTTCCGGAAAAGGCTGTAGCCATAGATAAGGTACGAAACAAGATGGAGGATAATGTCGACATGGGCAAGACTCTAGATGAGGCTCTGAAGGGCAGTGTGAACATAAATGAGAATGGTTGGGAATTGAAGGAAGCTCATGGAACGGTCCTTGAGGACAATGTGAATATGGAGGTTTTGAATGCCAGGCAGCGGATGGACAGCCTGAGATGCCACGTGAGGATCACCACACGTCACAATCTGCAGCTGCGCATGGCCAATCACACGGCTCGGGATGTGTATGTGAGGCTGCTCGGCCATGGGGAACGAATCACAGGAAGTGGTAAGGAAGCATATGATGATTATGAGGAGGATAATCTCTTACTGGATACTAGTCTCATCATTGTTGATTTGTATTAGCTTTCAAATAAACTCCTATTCAGATATTGTTTGTTCCCTTTGTCAGGGTGAACTTGGCACCGTTGTAAAGTTAGGTCATAAAAGAGTAAGTAGTAACAAAAATGTTTGGTCTCTGAAAGGTCAGAGCAGGTTGGAGGTTTGGTTGGGTGAATTTGAGAAGTACAAGACCTTTTGTGGTTTCCCTGGTGCTAAGCACAGGTTTTGTCATAATCTCGGTCTTCAGACTTCTTAAATAATAGCAAGCAAGTGGGCAAAGAAATGACGCCAATGTCAACCTTTGAAATTCTTTCGCTGAAAAGCCGCCTGGGCGACAGCTGTTCCTTTTCTTTACTGGCCCGTTCACATCCTCGAAAAaagtcacccacacacacttggtCTTTGTTGACTCTTACTGTTGCCATGACACCAATCAGCGATGGACTGCTGactctcctcctcctgctgtgtTCAAATATGTGTATGTCTTCCCTGGTTTGTGTCGCTATGGTGACAGGTTCCCTCTTGTGTTCGGATCTTGACTGCTGTGTAATGCAACATTACAGCAAGAATGACCCCATTTAGTGGGATTAATATTACATTTGCTCTTTTGGCTTTTAAATGTAGATGATACACTGGAATTCAGTATGATCTCCGTATACTGACTTAcagtttattatattatcttAAGCCTTAAAGAAATATTTCTTCCATTTATACAGAAAGACGAGGTAATTGGATATTTTACGTATGTTAAAGAGCGATAGCCTGTTATTTTCCGATACTATATCTCTTACCGTAAAAAATGTATGAATATTATTCTCAGAACTATAACATGGTGTGAAAGTCGTTTGGagtggtgatgatgtcactgatgaCTGAAGTCAGGAGACTTGTCTTAATCCACACTGGCCCGACAGCTGGGTCTATTTTTACACTGGTGCTTCCCAAAGGGTACAAGCTAAAGCCCTGTTtcttgcacacacatacacacacactgaggttaCATCTTTTAGTTTTAAGATATATTCCAGAGGAATCATTCCTTAATTCATTTGTGATTCAGTTTTGATCCTGTTTTCTCCCACATTGTAATTGCCACCCACTAGCAAGGTTGATGACAAGGACATGACAACTATTAACCAGGGAGCGTGAAGGCTAGCACATGTTTCCTCTGAAGGCATCTTTTCATACTGCTGCTTATGTGATGTCACGGCGCAGACGATCGTGCCTGTAGATCTCCGTCTTTCATATTAAAGAGCTCAGAAATGCCTGCCATACATTAGAATCACTATAATCAATGGATGATAAAGTAGGgccatttttttccacactgaaAGCAGGGCCATTTTTGCTTACATTCCTCACCAGCCATAATACATTTTCCTATATTAGTTTACTACAATATATAATATGCACTACAGTGATTAGCTAATTATTGGTTATAGGTTTAAAGACTATTTTTGTCATAGTTGTGGCCAAAAATGCTTGAATTTACTGCagcttttttcacttttatgcAACTTGctaactcctaccagtgaagacacacttTCTGTGatgagctgtactcatgttcgatGCATGTGAATCAAAGACAGCTTGGGCAGAATACTTTGGGTCacacatcatgtcacatcatgacttggcccaaatctgcagaaaaccTGTGGTAATTTTGGATCCTGTTAGTTGCtcatttatgtttttgttactaCCTTGTTCATTTATCTCAAGTTTTTGCCCAAGTTCTAAAAAATGGTAAAGTGTTTATACCAAATACAATACAGAATATCATGTgatatttttctgtctttctgtaggTCTCTTGGCCTTGAAAGACTCTGTTCACTTGTCCCCACTGAAGCCATCCATG
Coding sequences within:
- the LOC131353447 gene encoding uncharacterized protein LOC131353447 — protein: MEEQGVGKKEELDWVLLGDVEIDMVLQRGMDEDEVLEGTIDVGKGQSHILEERVYMGRDQTLEGVGVGQFQHEILESSNDVVKAQNDVLDGGMDVIKVQAVVLEDGSDKDKFQGKILEDSVDRDKVRDKVLDGGMEVNKIEDKGGVEVDKFLEGGLDMDQVRVLEGSMDADKIQDEILKGGVEMDKFQHKVLKHDVDHSPEDNFVKGNVDVTEIYDTVVEDSVERVIDEVPEKAVAIDKVRNKMEDNVDMGKTLDEALKGSVNINENGWELKEAHGTVLEDNVNMEVLNARQRMDSLRCHVRITTRHNLQLRMANHTARDVYVRLLGHGERITGSGKEAYDDYEEDNLLLDTSLIIVDLY